One genomic window of Kosmotoga olearia TBF 19.5.1 includes the following:
- a CDS encoding SAM hydrolase/SAM-dependent halogenase family protein, with amino-acid sequence MIAFMSDWGYDSYYVGVAKAVIRSITKEEIIDITHNIDHFNIRMGAHILLRASIDFPKDTIFLCVVDPSVGTSRKAIAMRTKNGMTFVGPDNGLFTFVAEKYGVHEIRELDNKKYYYGHSTTFHGRDIFAAVAAHLANGLELSRVGSLLMNYEVLRYRKSHIKGNSIIGEVAFYDHFGNMETNIPEQLLKAVNPNEGEKILIKYGKNEFGATFGKTYFDVRPGEILVHIDSSGFIEIAVNEGSAKSLIKAREGELIEIVPNKME; translated from the coding sequence ATGATTGCTTTCATGAGTGATTGGGGTTACGACAGTTATTATGTAGGTGTAGCAAAGGCTGTTATTCGAAGCATTACAAAGGAAGAAATAATCGATATAACGCACAATATCGACCACTTCAACATCAGGATGGGAGCCCATATCTTACTCAGAGCGTCTATAGATTTTCCAAAGGACACAATTTTTTTGTGTGTAGTTGATCCCAGCGTCGGAACATCCAGAAAAGCCATAGCCATGCGAACCAAAAATGGAATGACTTTTGTGGGACCGGATAACGGTTTATTCACCTTTGTGGCTGAGAAGTATGGCGTTCATGAAATAAGGGAACTGGACAACAAAAAGTACTACTACGGGCATTCCACGACCTTCCATGGCCGAGACATCTTCGCAGCTGTAGCTGCGCATCTGGCAAACGGTCTTGAGCTTTCCAGAGTGGGATCTCTGCTGATGAACTACGAGGTATTACGATACAGAAAATCCCATATAAAAGGTAATTCAATCATCGGTGAAGTGGCTTTCTACGATCACTTTGGAAACATGGAAACAAATATCCCCGAACAACTCTTAAAAGCTGTCAATCCCAATGAAGGAGAGAAAATTCTCATTAAATACGGAAAGAACGAATTCGGGGCTACCTTTGGAAAGACATACTTTGATGTTAGACCTGGTGAAATTCTCGTCCACATTGATAGCAGTGGCTTTATAGAAATCGCTGTGAATGAGGGAAGTGCAAAATCTCTTATCAAAGCGAGAGAAGGTGAGTTGATAGAAATTGTTCCTAACAAGATGGAATAA
- a CDS encoding GIY-YIG nuclease family protein, with amino-acid sequence MQVDSNVNLKTKARSWELKPGTYAYIGSGMGGLTSRVKRHLIGGKKNHWHIDFLLPHAKVLGALLLPSNKREEDFWSVFVGEYSVEVVEGFGSSDRDTVTNLYRLKDEELEKMLTNILRKRREIDDCFHE; translated from the coding sequence TTCTAATGTAAATCTCAAAACCAAAGCCAGATCATGGGAACTGAAGCCAGGGACATATGCTTATATCGGCTCAGGGATGGGAGGGTTGACCTCACGGGTTAAACGTCATCTTATTGGTGGTAAGAAAAATCACTGGCATATAGATTTTCTTTTACCTCATGCGAAGGTTTTAGGGGCTTTGTTGCTTCCCTCTAACAAGCGTGAAGAGGATTTCTGGTCTGTGTTTGTTGGTGAATATTCCGTGGAAGTCGTTGAAGGATTCGGTTCGAGTGACCGCGATACGGTAACGAATTTATACCGATTGAAGGATGAAGAACTAGAAAAAATGCTTACAAATATACTGAGAAAACGGAGGGAGATAGATGATTGCTTTCATGAGTGA